taagcgtgttttactgtacattctCAGGCTTTAAAGGATTTCTAACAATTTATAAAGAATATAAACTATTTGTTGAGTAACTGCAATTTGAAACCTCACTGagatttattttgtaatgtttattCAAAATGACTGAAATTACgttatttgttaaaacaagacTATGGTTTTGCCTTAATATGTGTTAATGTATTATTTTGAccattgtacaaaaaaaaaaaaagaaataggttatagtatgtatttttatgatataccattaaatatataggGTTTAATTGCTTGTTACAATTAGTTTTATGTAGGCCCAAGATATTACATAAAGTTCAGtctctttgattttcttttgtttctcaTGTTCATAAATATTGACTAAATTAAAGGCATAATCAATGACTACCAGGTAACGCATATATTAGACAATCATTTGTTCATTAAGttataaaaaaacattgattatgAACTGCAATTTTGACTATCTACTTTTTATGTACAGACCtgactttgatttaaaaaaaaatgttttaattttgatattcttcTCATTAGCATATTCAGCAAAAGTATGTTAATTTTCGTTTTCTTCTCGTTATCATATATTAAgcaaatggtttttaatttttgtattcttCTCATTAGCATATTCcgcaaaaatatcataatttttgtATTCTTCTCATTAGCATATTCAGCAAAGATGACGGCCATTGATGATTGGTTCACCTGGTGCCAATCATGCAGACACGGAGGCCACGCCTCTCACCTGTTAGAGTGGTTTGCTGAGCACTCTGAATGCCCCGTCACTGGGTGTAACAGTAAATGTTCTACCCTGGATCACACTGCCAGGTTAGCGGCCGAGAGCTGACCAGAATTTCAGCCTGTATTGTGCAAAACTTTACTGCTGTGAAAACTTGGAACTAATTACACATGACACTCCCTATTGTGTTGGAGCTTGCAAAAGACAAAACGCCTCAGAATATGTCAGAATACTTGAACAAAATTGCAAAGGTTTTACCTAAACCGCGCTGCCAAAACAGTGAACTCCTAAAGAACATGCatggaaatttaaaataattcagaACATAAAGTGAAAATCGAGGGGAAGTTTGCAATgatttcatattatttgttCTACAAATGACTCAAGACagtgtcatatttttatatttaaaagatatgtGATTAAAACATTGTTCATTTATcattaatgtaattaaaaaagtgatttcaCAATCAAGTGCATCTTTTATTCAGTGTACAATAAAAACATTGTAGGATTTGACAtctttaaaatagaatttttttaaattcaatttaattggaaaaaaagATCAGTACCAGAAGCTAacacattgtattgaaaatccGTTAAATATTGGGTGAAAGAAAGTGCTGAATATTCTGCATACATGTTTATCTTAAGTCAGAATGCTTCAACATGTAAATGCAGGGAATAAAGGACATACTTATGTCTAAAAGTCAACTCATATGAAATGTGATGCAATAATGGCTTGAAATGTTATGTTCGTTTTAGTTTGATTCTCCACGCCGGGTTTAGATGAATGCAATGTACAGCTGTGCATGTGAATTGTCAGACAAAGGCCAAGATCAAATCGGTCTCATTGACACTCTCTCGTTAAAAAGCTCAACTACAATGGGGAAAAAAAACAGACaacgaaaatattttttttaaattgaagaaaaaaacccagaaccAATTAATTGATGtgatatttatttaagattcaATTCAGTCGGTTGTTGTTCATGAAATTAGTTTCATCATGGATCAGCTTCGGAATCTTTACAGAGCAGACGAAGGTGTCTCGTCAACTTGAAGGTCACATTGCTCGGGGTAACGCGGGAACCCGAATGAACCAACGATGACGAAGACATCTCTGCTTAGCGCCGTCTTTATCGTTGTATAGTCTTCCTCTCCACAAGCTGAACGCGTAGATTGCAGGAATTCATTCAGTTTTTTATTTACAGCCcttgataaacaaaaatattatcagTTATTCATTGCGCTTTTACTACATATGTAACAGAAAGAATCAAATGCATCTTCTAAGTTCCACCgcttgaaataataaaacaaatattcccaaattgatatatttgattttcttttccaaaaaaaaaaggagagaaagaaaaatgCTGTCACAAATTgtgtactttttaaaacaaagctcGTTATCTTCATATGCTCGCACGAATGTCATATGCAatgatttaaagaataaaaataattatttgggcttatttggtaaaaaaaaaacccaaaaaaaactTAGCCTTGTAAAGATAATTTACAGAGAACCAATTGACGCATTTTATTATGTAGCTTGACATTTCAACTGAACCAACCCAAACCAATATAAAAAGAGCAGAGCTAGCCCTTGTTAgttcacctgaaccgaaggttcacaACTGAAACGAAGGTTCAGTGGAAAAACTATgcaaccttggataatgtaaattttaaattatttaaaaagaaatagcgatccctggactaatactaaaGACCAAAGATGGGTTCAGAATTTAACGTAGAAGTCATAAAAGAAtatatggaaaatattttaaaatcttggaGAATCACATAGCTTCAATTTGTCAGATTACTATttaagcatcctcagatagcccaaattctaaattatttaaGCTGCGACCCTCGATTTGATACTAGGGATCCAGAaaggttcaaagtttagcataaaaactgtttaaaaatcttctgaagAACTACATTGTTTAGCATTGTGAGATACATAAtgtaactatgcaagcatcattaaataatgaagattctaaattgatAAAGCTGTAACTatcggactaatactggggtcCCGCGAAGGGgacaaagtttaacatagaaatatctATTGAAAACGTCTTTGCTACAGTTTGTGTGACTACTCTGCAATGATCCTCAAACAgcgtagattctaaattgtcaATAGAAATAGCATATAtgctacaaaataaaatgttacaagGCACTGTTGTTCCGGTGAGCGATGTGGcatgtgggcctcttgttattaaaCACGGAATAATGCGACGAGAAAACGAATAGGAAATAAGGCTAGCGAAAAAGGCATGCGATGTTGAAGAATGATTGAGAAGTTTACAAAGTTAGTTTTTAATTACCATTTTTGTTACTTTGTTGAtgacaaatgatgaaaaaaGGTTAAGAAGCCAGCAAAGATAGATGTAAATGACAAAAACACTGTAAAATGATACTGTTTttcgtatatacatgtataatttttgtctTTAGAATTCTCTtttgtaaaaagttatttttttttaccatcagAACCCCTTTAAAATAGTTAAACTTTATGTAATCTGAACGTACGAGCATATGTTTTCAGCGTTGACTTGTTGGATTCTTGAGTATGCAAAGGTTGTAACTGCAGATTGAAAAGTCCTCTTATTCATACATCCTAACAGCGTAGTCCACTCTGAtgagtaaaaaaataaagtttgtcAACATTTGCTCAGTTCATCAACTATACCAATGTGTGTGTGTTTCATGACAGCTATATGATGTTGATGCAAAAGCCGTTacataatttaaatgtaaaatgtgttaaatataAAGGAGGAAAAATGGCACATACCGTTAAAATGAGATGTAAGTTTGTGTTTTTATACTGGATGTAGAACAAATTTAATGAATCAATATTAACTAAACTCGGCAAGGACTAAACAAACAACTGGATCTACGTTCTTGGTTATAAATCAACTtttgtttgaatattaaaaaagaaacacagACAATTAAGCATTGTGCtgagtaattaaaaataatttaagaacgaggaaattattgagacaacccatatcttttttttcatcttaaagTAACATATTCTTGTGAAAATTAGGATAAACAATGTACAAGTCCCTGGGCATAATTggcaaaattattatttcaaaatttttttaaacattttatgtaCAACGATACATAATAACAGTTGGTGGTTTGGGTACCCGATGCTGGTCCCGAACAAGTCgaatagaaaatatataaacgTTTACATACAAAAGTGTTGGTAACCCTACATATTGTTATAAGATATATCAACTTATATATGATCAATTTAACTATTTATTGTGATAATTATTTTCACTGagtaataaagaaatgaaatacaatatGAAAAGTTTCAGCTCAAATTATGACCATGCCACTTTAAAGGTTTTGCTTTAGATTAGATCTATATATAAGAAGTTCTATATTGCCATTTAAcgttttcacattttttatttataaaatgcaagcttACTGTCTTTATTACGACAAACCAAATTTGCCAGATCACTTGAGTTCGTCACAAAGGTGGGCAGAGGATGATCGCAGTCCGGGGATCCAAAGATTTTGTAGCATTTACTTAATTCAGTATATAtactaagaattaaaaaaaaaaataattattgtgatTTATTAATTCCTAACTCTCTGACCAGCCAATATTAAAGAGAaaagagatattataacttACATTGAATTTCTACACTAGTAACCTTGACAACATATTCTTTTTGTCCAcaaatttcttttgtttgctGCTACGGCTTTGATCAACATAACTAACTTATTGTAGCTACAATTATTTTGAGGGTTCCTGGCTTAAAAACCTTGAGTTTGATATTTCTGTATTAACTTGTCTCTGAATAATCTAGTATCAACTCATCTATGATTATTTAGTATaaactttttatcaatttttcacTGAATTATATACCATTAATTTGTCACTGAACAAtatacaatcaattttttacCAAACCATATACCATAAATTTGTCACTATATCA
The window above is part of the Magallana gigas chromosome 10, xbMagGiga1.1, whole genome shotgun sequence genome. Proteins encoded here:
- the LOC136272455 gene encoding uncharacterized protein → MEFIRSCFYLGVFVYFGAQGFTFGDHLRIRTVQRNEGQDNCPTLERMRACMDGEVGDLPFKNTSDGTYEFAENLFSRVCSIYTELSKCYKIFGSPDCDHPLPTFVTNSSDLANLVCRNKDKWTTLLGCMNKRTFQSAVTTFAYSRIQQVNAENICSAVNKKLNEFLQSTRSACGEEDYTTIKTALSRDVFVIVGSFGFPRYPEQCDLQVDETPSSAL